The following are from one region of the Rhodopirellula sp. P2 genome:
- a CDS encoding IS4 family transposase has product MPTKTKRLKRRKLPDDQGERTQESLVKPKIKIEGLKYFAMLKPLLEHLHEHECQRDTAGNRTLHYDQYCMLVLLYVLNPTVSSLRAISQASELTKVRDKLGNEKASLGSLSEAGGLFSADLLKPIIEALSAEVNDAAPDPRLSSIQQTITAVDGSLVNALPSLIAASILKQTTGSALVRWRLHTHFEVNNLLPVRVDVTPDGGGEHDERAVLKRVLEEDRLYVMDRGYAKFSLFNSIVASSSSYVCRLRDNTVYETTQELELTEGDRAAGVLNDTIVKLGGSSSSSNSPDHPIRLIQIRCTPHQNRTGGKARGSKAPNSDGILRIATNLLNVPAEIIALIYSYRWTIEIFFRFYKQLMGGDHLISHNVNGIQIQVYCSVIACLLINLWTGSRPTKRTFEMICFYFQGLASEEELIAHIEKQAAAEEAKRAKEERQEIC; this is encoded by the coding sequence ATGCCAACCAAAACCAAGCGACTCAAAAGACGAAAGCTTCCTGATGACCAGGGCGAGCGAACACAGGAATCTCTCGTCAAGCCAAAGATCAAAATCGAAGGCCTCAAATACTTCGCCATGCTCAAGCCTCTGCTCGAGCATCTTCACGAACATGAGTGCCAGCGTGATACCGCTGGCAACCGTACGCTGCACTACGATCAGTATTGCATGCTCGTGTTGCTGTATGTCCTGAACCCCACTGTCTCAAGTTTGCGAGCAATCTCGCAGGCCAGTGAGTTGACGAAAGTACGTGACAAACTGGGCAACGAGAAAGCTTCGCTGGGATCGCTATCCGAAGCCGGTGGGCTGTTCTCTGCAGACCTTCTCAAGCCGATCATTGAGGCCTTGTCTGCTGAAGTCAACGATGCTGCCCCGGACCCGCGACTGAGCAGCATTCAGCAAACGATCACCGCCGTGGATGGCTCACTTGTTAACGCCTTGCCGTCGCTGATTGCCGCATCCATTCTGAAGCAAACAACGGGCTCAGCGCTGGTGCGATGGCGACTACACACACACTTTGAGGTCAATAACCTGCTGCCCGTACGAGTCGACGTGACACCTGACGGCGGTGGAGAACACGACGAGCGGGCCGTGCTCAAACGAGTGCTCGAAGAAGATCGCTTGTACGTGATGGACCGTGGCTATGCCAAGTTCTCGCTCTTCAATTCAATCGTCGCGTCATCGAGTAGCTATGTTTGCCGACTACGTGACAACACGGTTTACGAGACGACTCAAGAACTTGAGTTAACCGAGGGTGACCGTGCTGCGGGGGTGCTCAACGATACGATTGTGAAGCTTGGAGGATCGAGCAGCAGCTCAAATTCCCCTGATCATCCGATCCGGTTGATCCAAATCCGCTGCACGCCTCATCAAAACCGCACAGGCGGAAAGGCGAGAGGTTCCAAGGCACCCAACAGCGATGGGATCCTTCGCATTGCCACCAATCTGCTGAATGTACCTGCTGAAATCATTGCCCTGATCTACTCCTACCGATGGACAATTGAAATCTTCTTTCGGTTCTACAAGCAACTGATGGGCGGCGATCACCTTATCAGCCACAACGTCAATGGGATCCAGATCCAAGTCTATTGTTCGGTGATTGCCTGCTTACTGATCAACCTGTGGACTGGATCTCGCCCCACGAAACGAACGTTTGAAATGATCTGTTTCTACTTTCAAGGCTTAGCCAGTGAAGAGGAGCTGATAGCTCACATCGAAAAGCAAGCTGCTGCAGAAGAGGCAAAGCGTGCCAAAGAGGAGCGTCAAGAAATTTGCTAA
- a CDS encoding ISAzo13 family transposase, whose translation MECLEFRTAGDPDEEDIIYTDLSPQDLSERLAKMGTPVGKDAIAQWLDDAGIRRRQIRKDIPGGEHPDRDCQFERIAELVSQYETAGEPWFSIDTKAKEHLGLLYRKGRVRGNRSFEAFDHDFPSWADGALIPHGIFDPKANLGHINLGLSRDTSEFACESFRRFWNKFGHRRYPDATSILLTCDGGGSNSASKYIFKYDLERLSDAIGLPIRIAHYPPYCSKYNQIERRFFPHIGRACSGMLFDCLDTAVSLMRGAKTRTGLRTTVAVIKRVFETGRTATQDMKDNLTIVYDDLLPKWNYVANPRT comes from the coding sequence ATCGAGTGCCTCGAGTTCCGTACCGCCGGAGACCCCGACGAAGAGGACATCATTTACACCGACTTGTCGCCGCAGGATCTGTCGGAGCGTCTGGCGAAGATGGGAACCCCCGTGGGCAAAGACGCGATCGCTCAGTGGCTCGATGACGCGGGAATCCGTCGACGGCAAATTCGCAAAGACATCCCTGGCGGCGAACATCCCGACCGAGACTGCCAGTTTGAACGCATCGCCGAACTGGTCTCGCAATACGAAACAGCCGGCGAGCCCTGGTTCTCGATCGACACCAAAGCGAAGGAGCATTTGGGGCTTCTGTATCGTAAGGGGCGAGTTCGCGGCAACCGTTCGTTCGAAGCGTTTGATCATGACTTTCCTTCCTGGGCCGATGGCGCTTTGATCCCACACGGGATCTTTGACCCGAAGGCCAATTTGGGGCATATCAACCTGGGACTGTCCCGCGACACAAGCGAATTTGCCTGTGAGTCGTTCAGGCGTTTTTGGAACAAGTTCGGCCACCGACGTTATCCGGACGCGACGTCGATTCTGCTGACTTGTGACGGGGGCGGCAGCAATTCAGCGAGCAAGTACATCTTCAAATACGACCTGGAGCGACTGAGTGATGCGATCGGTTTGCCGATTCGCATTGCTCACTATCCACCGTACTGTTCGAAGTACAACCAGATCGAGCGCCGCTTCTTTCCGCACATCGGACGGGCGTGCAGTGGAATGCTGTTTGATTGTCTCGACACGGCCGTGTCGCTGATGCGCGGGGCGAAGACGAGAACTGGACTGCGAACGACCGTCGCTGTCATCAAACGCGTCTTTGAAACCGGAAGGACTGCCACCCAAGATATGAAAGACAACCTAACAATCGTCTACGATGATCTTCTGCCAAAGTGGAACTACGTCGCAAATCCCAGAACGTGA
- a CDS encoding alpha/beta hydrolase: protein MINRVAIKVRSLSRSYLDSFSFTGLVFATLFFCGSITPSLLPRPYVVQGILSGFSLAIGYVVGVLATWGWAFLELPQPGRNLARRSQQICVTLVAIIFALSIWYATEWQNSIRMLMEMPPLESTAPIHFFVIALVVAFILVSIARWMIRFGAYLSKLLQRYLPRRIAVSISTLCVLVLGLMVGNGVIARGLLNAADRFFLQADLLIDDGIEQPTLDLACGSEQSLVDWEAIGRQGKDFIGGGPNSEEIERLTGKPSKRPIRVYVGMRTDGDDQARAALALEELKREGAFDRKILVVATPTGTGWLDEGAVDTVEYLHHGDTAIVSMQYSYLPSWITILVDPSRSKRSASALFDQVYSYWTTLPKEERPRLYLFGLSLGAYGCEDAADLMETFQDPIQGAVWSGPPFPSRQWASIVSSRNTGTPIWMPTFRDESMVRFTSQQNTLGTGEPWGPIRNVYIQHASDPMVWFSPSLAWHQPQWLAEPRGPDVSPGLRWYPIVTFLQIAFDLPMATSVPLGYGHNYSPSSYIDAWVAVTEPEGWSQTDLDRLRDHFATPTETPLASSPIPDFDPSLIPSEFDLVPTEPMVQLRINASGELSRNGELISRTAVVDDLLAFPDVSKVHVVVDGDPAVTVSTVVGLQKDLGKEIPNHGPFTYSVPRESDELSSGSDASIIRSESNRKE, encoded by the coding sequence GTGATCAATCGCGTTGCCATCAAAGTCCGGTCGTTGTCGCGTTCGTACTTGGACTCGTTCTCGTTCACCGGTTTGGTGTTCGCAACGCTGTTCTTCTGCGGATCGATCACTCCATCCCTGTTGCCACGACCCTACGTGGTCCAAGGAATCCTGTCTGGGTTTTCGCTCGCGATCGGATACGTGGTTGGTGTGCTTGCGACGTGGGGTTGGGCGTTTCTGGAATTGCCTCAACCCGGACGGAATCTGGCGCGTCGTTCGCAACAGATCTGCGTGACCCTGGTGGCGATCATCTTTGCGCTTTCGATTTGGTATGCGACCGAATGGCAGAACTCGATTCGGATGTTGATGGAGATGCCGCCGCTTGAGTCAACGGCCCCGATCCACTTCTTCGTGATCGCCCTTGTGGTCGCGTTCATTCTGGTCTCGATTGCTCGTTGGATGATTCGCTTCGGTGCCTACCTGTCGAAGCTGCTGCAACGCTATTTGCCGCGTCGCATCGCCGTTTCAATCAGTACCTTGTGCGTGTTGGTGCTGGGGTTGATGGTTGGCAATGGGGTGATCGCACGAGGGTTGCTGAACGCTGCGGATCGTTTCTTTTTGCAAGCTGATTTGTTGATTGATGACGGCATCGAACAACCGACACTGGACCTGGCCTGCGGGAGCGAACAGTCGCTGGTCGATTGGGAAGCCATTGGCCGTCAGGGCAAGGACTTCATCGGTGGCGGGCCGAATTCAGAAGAGATTGAAAGGCTGACCGGAAAACCGTCCAAGCGGCCGATCCGCGTTTACGTCGGAATGCGGACGGACGGGGATGATCAAGCCAGAGCCGCGCTTGCCTTGGAAGAACTGAAACGCGAGGGCGCCTTCGACCGCAAAATTTTGGTCGTGGCCACTCCCACTGGCACCGGCTGGCTCGATGAGGGCGCGGTGGACACGGTCGAGTATTTGCATCATGGTGACACGGCCATTGTCAGCATGCAATACTCGTATTTGCCCAGTTGGATCACCATTTTGGTGGATCCGTCTCGATCCAAACGATCGGCCTCTGCATTGTTCGATCAAGTGTATTCGTACTGGACGACCTTGCCCAAGGAAGAGCGTCCTCGGTTGTATCTTTTTGGCCTGAGTCTGGGGGCATATGGCTGCGAGGATGCAGCGGACCTGATGGAGACGTTTCAAGATCCGATCCAAGGAGCGGTTTGGAGCGGGCCTCCGTTTCCCAGTCGGCAATGGGCGTCCATCGTCAGCTCTCGCAACACAGGCACGCCCATTTGGATGCCCACTTTTCGCGACGAATCGATGGTCCGGTTCACATCGCAACAGAACACCTTGGGAACGGGAGAACCTTGGGGGCCGATTCGAAATGTGTACATTCAGCACGCTAGCGATCCGATGGTTTGGTTTTCACCGTCATTGGCGTGGCATCAACCACAATGGCTCGCCGAGCCACGCGGTCCGGACGTGTCGCCTGGACTGCGTTGGTATCCCATCGTGACGTTTCTGCAAATCGCCTTTGATTTGCCGATGGCGACCAGCGTTCCGCTCGGATACGGGCACAACTATTCACCATCGAGCTACATCGACGCTTGGGTAGCCGTGACCGAGCCAGAAGGCTGGTCGCAGACTGATTTGGACAGGCTCCGCGATCACTTCGCCACACCCACTGAAACACCACTGGCCAGCTCACCCATCCCAGATTTCGACCCGAGTTTGATCCCCTCGGAGTTTGATTTGGTGCCCACCGAACCGATGGTTCAACTTCGCATCAATGCCTCTGGGGAACTCTCCCGCAACGGCGAACTGATCTCACGGACGGCGGTGGTCGATGATCTGCTTGCTTTCCCAGACGTATCCAAAGTTCACGTGGTCGTCGATGGAGATCCGGCCGTCACTGTTTCGACGGTTGTTGGGCTGCAGAAGGACTTGGGCAAGGAAATCCCAAACCACGGTCCCTTCACGTACTCCGTTCCGCGTGAATCAGACGAACTGTCGTCTGGAAGCGATGCCTCGATCATTCGGTCGGAATCAAATCGAAAGGAATGA
- the trxC gene encoding thioredoxin TrxC: MNVVCSKCAALNRVPEAKRHDKPVCGKCKTPLLPNRPVELSEATFAKFVGRTEVPILVDFWASWCGPCRMMAPAFAEAASALSPQVILAKLNTEEAPQTASKFAISGIPTLILFKRGTEVGRQSGALDVQQIIQFAS; encoded by the coding sequence TTGAATGTAGTCTGCTCCAAGTGTGCGGCATTGAATCGAGTGCCGGAAGCCAAACGGCATGACAAACCCGTGTGCGGGAAGTGCAAAACCCCGCTGCTGCCCAATCGCCCCGTCGAGCTTTCCGAAGCGACGTTCGCCAAGTTCGTTGGCCGAACCGAAGTGCCAATCCTCGTCGATTTCTGGGCGTCGTGGTGTGGCCCTTGTCGCATGATGGCCCCTGCCTTCGCCGAGGCGGCGTCGGCGCTCTCCCCGCAAGTCATTCTGGCGAAGCTCAACACCGAAGAGGCCCCGCAAACCGCATCCAAGTTTGCTATTTCGGGCATCCCCACATTGATCCTTTTTAAACGTGGAACCGAAGTGGGGAGACAGTCGGGAGCGCTCGATGTGCAGCAAATCATCCAGTTCGCTTCGTAA
- a CDS encoding PSD1 and planctomycete cytochrome C domain-containing protein translates to MSSQRVLSVWMHRTVRHLVGLLAVALFCVGANADGLNPSESFFEEKVRPLLIEHCHECHGDALQESDLRLDSLGTILQGGISGPAAVAKNVNESLIIDAVLGRRGMELMPPDGPLEEDQIVTLRRWINMGLPWPASAQDSENSDSEGMTPALGDQQAIGRVAESHWAFQPLQKPKVPTTSKPAGQKTKRPSQPAHPIDAFVAVSLDRNGLTPGRTASREVIVRRLHFDLIGLPPTYSQVQAFFNDERDTDVVVAEWIETLLADQHHGERWARYWLDLARYGDTRDWQAQAELRYPYAYTYRDYVIESLNEDKPYDQFVREQIAADFYAEDADSPSLAALGFLTVGPRFRNNRLEQIADKIDVVGRGLMGITVSCARCHDHKYDPIPTEDYYSLYGVFASCDLPETLPRIETEVSFSDEMKADFQAQLTAKQNELSEYKADLRKQAIADLKMQLPKYLDGFYLLSIARGKEIRGVIGQLKIKETAMTPLNTRLAADLKNRSDVSHSVLGPWNQALGANKQQFDQQWPRWMKSWAANEDLNPLIRDGLVKSNPTTQRELVAAYAGVIDDVLKAWEAMSKSADAKNDNQAIKLADPNQEAIRQLLMAEGGWFDLDEEAVARASRLLGKGRKELGDREKAIAAVESTHPAAPPRAMALVDAKKPVTPFVLLRGEANRRGDRVPRQFLSLLSNVSDGPFTDGSGRRELAEAITSAENPLTARVLVNRVWARYFGRGLVDSLDDFGLRSSPPSHPELLDWLASEFIEQGWSMKWLHRTITTSHTYQQSSDLREDAFAVDTQNRWLWRQNRRRLDFEAMRDSIVSVAGTIDLTVGGRSVKLSETPYTTRRSLYAYVDRLELDPILRTFDFASPTASAASRAETTIPQQALFFMNHPFVAEQSRELADRIADEVDDNRTDAATITALYRRVFSRDPSADEITMAKRFLVAAADTNGQALGGVWRYGWGNIASTPQRVGDAADDFMPLPYWSGKAYQASEAFPDPKLKFLRLSATAAHCGVNPAHSIIRRWVAPADGAVRIASKLTHARPNGDGITVSIRSGDFRTTDKVARGTINPSVARLSVTAGDVIDFVASPGAHSNSDSHTWTITIAGIDGELSGNRWQSQKDFAPPAPQPLGRVDQLAQALMLTNEFLYLD, encoded by the coding sequence ATGTCTTCTCAAAGAGTGCTTTCTGTCTGGATGCACCGAACCGTCCGACACCTGGTGGGTTTGCTTGCCGTGGCGTTGTTTTGCGTTGGTGCGAATGCCGATGGTTTGAATCCAAGTGAGTCGTTCTTTGAAGAAAAGGTTCGACCGCTGCTGATTGAACACTGCCACGAATGTCACGGGGATGCGTTGCAGGAATCCGATCTGCGACTGGATTCGCTGGGGACGATTTTGCAGGGCGGAATCAGTGGGCCCGCTGCAGTCGCCAAGAACGTCAACGAGAGCCTGATCATCGATGCCGTGCTTGGCCGTCGCGGGATGGAGTTGATGCCGCCCGACGGGCCGCTGGAAGAAGATCAAATCGTGACCTTGCGACGCTGGATCAACATGGGGTTGCCGTGGCCAGCAAGTGCTCAAGATTCAGAGAATTCTGATTCCGAAGGAATGACGCCAGCGCTCGGTGACCAACAGGCGATCGGTCGCGTCGCCGAGTCACACTGGGCCTTCCAACCGCTGCAAAAGCCGAAGGTTCCAACCACCTCCAAACCGGCGGGGCAAAAGACGAAACGACCAAGCCAACCAGCCCATCCGATCGACGCTTTCGTCGCAGTGTCGCTTGACCGCAACGGCTTGACGCCAGGAAGAACCGCGTCTCGAGAGGTGATCGTCCGCAGGCTGCACTTCGACCTGATTGGACTGCCTCCCACTTACTCGCAGGTGCAAGCATTTTTCAACGATGAACGCGACACGGACGTGGTGGTGGCGGAATGGATCGAGACTTTGCTGGCCGACCAGCATCACGGCGAACGATGGGCACGCTACTGGCTGGACCTGGCACGGTACGGTGACACTCGCGATTGGCAGGCCCAAGCAGAACTTCGATACCCGTACGCCTACACGTATCGCGACTACGTGATCGAATCGCTGAACGAGGACAAACCTTACGATCAATTTGTTCGCGAACAGATTGCTGCGGACTTTTACGCAGAAGACGCCGATTCACCATCGCTGGCGGCACTGGGTTTCTTGACCGTTGGCCCACGCTTTCGAAACAACCGCCTGGAACAGATCGCGGACAAGATTGATGTGGTCGGACGTGGTTTGATGGGAATCACGGTCAGCTGTGCACGCTGTCACGATCACAAGTACGATCCGATCCCAACGGAAGACTACTACTCGTTGTATGGCGTGTTTGCCAGTTGCGATCTTCCTGAGACGCTGCCTCGGATTGAGACGGAAGTGTCTTTCTCCGATGAAATGAAAGCGGATTTTCAGGCTCAACTGACCGCCAAGCAGAATGAACTGTCTGAGTACAAAGCCGATTTGCGAAAGCAGGCGATCGCAGACCTGAAAATGCAGTTGCCAAAGTACCTGGACGGCTTCTATCTGTTGTCGATCGCTCGTGGAAAAGAAATCCGGGGTGTGATTGGGCAATTGAAGATCAAAGAGACCGCGATGACGCCGCTGAACACGCGTTTGGCGGCTGATCTGAAGAATCGTTCCGATGTTTCGCATTCTGTTCTTGGTCCTTGGAACCAAGCCTTGGGCGCGAACAAGCAACAGTTCGATCAGCAATGGCCACGCTGGATGAAATCCTGGGCGGCGAACGAAGATTTGAATCCGCTCATCCGCGATGGCTTGGTCAAGTCGAACCCCACGACCCAGCGTGAATTGGTTGCCGCTTACGCGGGCGTGATCGACGACGTCCTGAAGGCCTGGGAAGCGATGTCGAAATCGGCTGACGCCAAGAACGATAACCAAGCGATCAAGCTGGCCGATCCAAACCAAGAAGCGATCCGTCAGCTCTTGATGGCCGAGGGCGGTTGGTTTGATCTCGACGAGGAAGCGGTCGCGCGAGCATCTCGCTTGCTTGGCAAAGGACGCAAGGAACTGGGCGATCGCGAAAAGGCAATCGCCGCTGTCGAATCGACTCACCCGGCCGCGCCGCCACGAGCGATGGCGTTGGTCGACGCGAAGAAGCCTGTCACCCCGTTCGTGCTGCTGCGTGGCGAAGCGAACCGTCGTGGTGATCGTGTGCCGCGTCAGTTTCTGTCGTTGCTGTCCAACGTCAGCGATGGCCCATTCACCGATGGCAGCGGACGACGCGAACTTGCCGAAGCGATTACGTCGGCGGAAAACCCATTGACCGCTCGTGTGTTGGTCAACCGCGTTTGGGCACGCTACTTTGGACGCGGCTTGGTGGATTCGTTGGATGACTTCGGATTGCGGAGTTCACCTCCATCGCACCCGGAATTGTTGGACTGGTTGGCCAGCGAATTCATCGAGCAAGGTTGGTCGATGAAGTGGTTGCATCGAACGATCACGACCAGCCACACCTACCAGCAATCTTCTGATCTGCGGGAGGATGCCTTTGCGGTCGATACCCAGAACCGTTGGTTGTGGCGGCAGAATCGAAGACGCCTCGATTTCGAAGCGATGCGGGATTCGATCGTTTCGGTTGCTGGCACCATCGATCTCACCGTCGGTGGTCGCTCGGTCAAGTTGAGCGAAACGCCGTACACGACTCGCCGCAGTTTGTACGCTTACGTTGACCGCCTCGAACTCGATCCGATCTTGCGGACCTTCGATTTCGCGTCGCCGACCGCATCCGCAGCCTCACGGGCGGAAACCACCATTCCACAGCAAGCGTTGTTCTTCATGAATCACCCGTTTGTTGCCGAGCAGTCACGTGAACTGGCCGATCGTATTGCCGACGAAGTCGATGACAACAGGACTGACGCGGCAACGATCACGGCGCTCTACCGACGCGTGTTTTCGCGTGATCCGTCAGCGGATGAAATTACGATGGCCAAGCGGTTCCTGGTCGCAGCAGCGGACACCAACGGACAGGCCCTTGGAGGAGTTTGGCGGTATGGTTGGGGGAACATCGCCAGCACACCCCAACGGGTCGGTGACGCAGCGGACGATTTCATGCCACTTCCGTATTGGTCCGGCAAGGCCTACCAAGCATCGGAAGCATTTCCTGACCCGAAGTTGAAGTTCCTGCGGCTGTCGGCCACCGCGGCTCACTGCGGCGTCAATCCGGCGCACAGCATCATTCGTCGCTGGGTGGCTCCGGCCGATGGTGCGGTGCGAATCGCCAGCAAACTGACGCACGCCCGACCCAATGGCGATGGCATCACGGTGTCGATCCGGAGCGGTGATTTCCGCACGACGGACAAAGTCGCTCGGGGAACGATCAATCCGTCGGTCGCTCGTTTGTCAGTGACGGCAGGCGACGTGATCGATTTTGTTGCCAGCCCAGGAGCCCATTCCAACTCGGATTCTCACACCTGGACGATCACGATTGCGGGCATTGACGGTGAGCTCAGCGGCAATCGTTGGCAGTCGCAAAAAGACTTCGCGCCTCCCGCACCGCAACCGCTCGGTCGTGTCGACCAATTGGCCCAGGCTCTGATGTTGACCAACGAATTCCTTTATCTCGATTGA
- a CDS encoding alpha/beta hydrolase domain-containing protein, with protein sequence MKCFHLVIVFFCLCLSSVVMADVTRVEITQRQPFADSFLFGPTGAYETISGRMHFEVDPNAQANSRVCDLKLAPRNANGRVEFWEDFFLLRPADPNKGNGCLLYDVHNRGSKLALWTFNDAEMSGSPSTMAHAGNGFLMRQGYSVLWTGWNGDVMADGTGRLLAGLPVATNPDGSPITGKNHVEILVDEPKFSQPFYFSPWGTSAAYPTIDLNDPAAKLTRRESRSSQPIVVPRDEWAFADFEDGKVTPNPTSLHVQAGFQPGWIYELVYTARDPRVSGLGMAGIRDAVSFLRYDDNAKDSSGQSLSADCDRAIIFGISQSGRLAHHFMYEGMNVDLNGRTVFDGALIHVAGAGKGMFNHRFGMATVYGTQLQQNLSPSDFFPFTTTQQNDPVTGGQGDSLARLRNTEGLPKLFFVQSSTEYWSRAASLLHTDVDGTRDIDLDENTRIYLISGAQHLGATSTDPGICRYMRNPLKHRGPVLRALLTAMDEWVTNDTEPPASEYPRISDGTLVSVEAFRKQFPQIAGVELPMSCYQPLRLNPGARWATDGIADNVPPLIGKPYRTLVPAVDVDGNELAGIRLPDVAVPTATYMGWNLRNEASGAKDSLAALHGGYLPLPASRQNDDSRQPLDERYRTRAEYLANHSAATIKLWRERFLLAEDAISLLNEAGTRDLSGEPASEATAR encoded by the coding sequence ATGAAATGCTTTCACCTCGTCATCGTGTTCTTCTGCTTGTGCCTGAGCTCGGTCGTCATGGCCGACGTCACTCGGGTCGAGATCACTCAGCGACAGCCGTTTGCGGATAGCTTTCTGTTTGGCCCAACGGGAGCCTACGAAACCATTTCCGGTCGAATGCATTTCGAGGTCGATCCCAATGCCCAGGCCAACTCGCGCGTCTGCGACTTGAAGCTCGCGCCTCGGAACGCAAACGGACGCGTTGAGTTTTGGGAGGACTTCTTTTTGCTTCGTCCGGCTGATCCCAACAAAGGCAACGGTTGCTTGCTCTACGACGTCCACAACCGCGGCAGCAAGTTGGCTTTGTGGACCTTCAACGACGCAGAGATGTCGGGTTCACCGTCCACGATGGCGCACGCTGGAAATGGATTTCTGATGCGTCAGGGCTATTCCGTTCTATGGACCGGATGGAACGGTGACGTGATGGCGGACGGCACCGGGCGTTTGTTGGCGGGACTGCCCGTCGCAACCAACCCAGATGGATCGCCCATCACCGGAAAGAATCATGTGGAAATACTGGTCGACGAACCCAAATTCAGCCAGCCATTCTATTTCAGTCCCTGGGGAACGTCGGCAGCCTATCCAACGATCGACTTGAACGATCCCGCCGCGAAGCTGACGCGCCGCGAGAGTCGGTCGTCTCAGCCGATCGTCGTGCCGCGTGACGAATGGGCATTTGCCGATTTCGAGGACGGCAAAGTGACTCCGAACCCAACCAGCCTGCACGTCCAAGCCGGATTCCAGCCCGGCTGGATCTACGAACTGGTTTACACAGCACGTGATCCGCGCGTCTCCGGGCTGGGCATGGCAGGAATTCGCGACGCCGTGTCTTTCCTGCGTTACGACGACAACGCCAAAGACTCCTCAGGCCAGTCCCTGTCTGCGGACTGTGACCGAGCGATCATCTTTGGCATCTCGCAATCGGGACGGCTGGCTCATCACTTCATGTACGAAGGCATGAACGTCGACCTCAATGGCCGCACCGTTTTTGACGGAGCCTTGATTCATGTTGCCGGTGCTGGGAAGGGAATGTTCAACCACCGATTCGGCATGGCAACGGTCTACGGAACGCAGCTCCAGCAGAACCTTTCGCCCTCAGACTTCTTCCCGTTCACGACGACACAACAGAACGATCCCGTCACCGGCGGGCAGGGTGATTCCTTGGCTCGACTCCGGAACACGGAAGGGCTGCCCAAACTCTTCTTCGTGCAATCGTCCACCGAGTATTGGTCACGCGCCGCATCCTTGTTGCACACCGATGTCGATGGCACACGCGACATCGACTTGGATGAAAACACTCGCATCTACTTGATCTCAGGGGCGCAGCATTTGGGAGCCACGTCAACCGATCCAGGAATCTGCCGGTACATGCGGAACCCGCTGAAACATCGTGGACCGGTGCTGCGAGCACTGCTGACTGCAATGGATGAATGGGTGACGAACGACACCGAACCGCCTGCCAGCGAGTACCCGAGGATCAGCGACGGCACGTTGGTCAGTGTCGAAGCATTCCGAAAGCAGTTCCCCCAAATTGCGGGCGTCGAATTGCCAATGAGTTGCTACCAACCCTTGCGTCTGAACCCCGGGGCGAGGTGGGCAACCGACGGAATCGCCGACAACGTTCCGCCGTTGATTGGCAAGCCCTATCGAACGCTGGTTCCGGCCGTCGACGTGGATGGCAACGAATTGGCGGGAATTCGCTTGCCCGATGTCGCCGTTCCAACCGCGACTTACATGGGATGGAACTTGCGGAACGAAGCCTCCGGCGCGAAAGACTCGTTGGCCGCCCTGCATGGTGGCTACCTCCCGCTGCCAGCATCCCGACAGAACGACGATTCACGCCAGCCTCTCGACGAACGTTACCGCACTCGTGCGGAGTACCTTGCCAACCACTCGGCCGCCACCATCAAGCTCTGGAGAGAACGGTTTCTGCTCGCCGAGGATGCCATTTCCCTGCTGAACGAAGCTGGCACGCGAGACCTGAGCGGGGAACCAGCATCAGAAGCAACGGCCCGCTGA